The following coding sequences lie in one Myxococcus xanthus genomic window:
- a CDS encoding ADP-ribosylglycohydrolase family protein: MPLTPAERQDRFHAAFVGLAIGDALGFPLRGIPPASLTRLPGLAEDFAPRPRGKFAKGQFSDDTQLLLAAAESVIREGKVDGRSAAAHLAWLWQEGIILQPPKSLADALQRLASGVPWMSAGASLGTRCHSVLSRALVVGLLESGHRARLPHDAGVLTIITHKDPVCAAAAAAFAQAAALGMEEEPLTPAAFCEELALAAAVHDKGLAEEVRHLPRLLTWDTARALTQLRKVGVPPSELKGVDGLPPHVVPVLLTSLFAILKVPHDFREAVALTLRCGGEADVAAALTGALLGAHLGTRAIPARLRKQVLYSENLVDTADRLFRAHQVRETLATALSHRRRR, encoded by the coding sequence ATGCCGCTGACTCCCGCCGAGCGCCAGGACAGGTTCCATGCGGCGTTCGTGGGGCTCGCCATCGGTGATGCGCTCGGCTTTCCGCTGCGCGGCATTCCACCGGCGAGCCTCACGCGGCTGCCCGGCCTTGCCGAAGACTTCGCGCCCCGCCCGCGCGGCAAGTTCGCCAAGGGCCAGTTCAGCGACGACACGCAGCTGCTGCTCGCGGCGGCGGAGAGCGTCATCCGCGAGGGCAAGGTAGACGGCCGCAGCGCGGCGGCGCACCTGGCGTGGCTGTGGCAGGAGGGCATCATCCTCCAGCCGCCCAAGAGCCTGGCGGACGCGCTGCAGCGGCTGGCCAGCGGCGTGCCGTGGATGAGCGCGGGCGCGTCCCTGGGCACGCGCTGCCATTCGGTGCTCAGCCGCGCGCTGGTGGTGGGCCTGCTGGAGAGCGGCCACCGCGCGCGCCTGCCGCATGACGCGGGCGTGCTCACCATCATCACGCACAAGGATCCGGTGTGCGCGGCGGCGGCCGCCGCTTTCGCGCAGGCCGCGGCGCTGGGCATGGAAGAGGAGCCGCTGACACCCGCGGCCTTCTGCGAGGAGCTGGCGCTGGCGGCGGCCGTGCACGACAAGGGGCTGGCCGAGGAGGTGCGCCACCTGCCGCGCCTGCTCACCTGGGACACCGCGCGCGCGCTGACGCAGCTGCGCAAGGTGGGCGTGCCCCCCAGCGAGCTGAAGGGCGTGGACGGGCTGCCGCCGCACGTGGTGCCGGTGCTGCTGACGTCGCTGTTCGCCATCCTCAAGGTGCCGCACGACTTCCGGGAGGCGGTGGCCCTCACGCTGCGCTGCGGCGGCGAGGCGGACGTGGCCGCAGCGCTGACGGGCGCTCTGCTGGGCGCCCACCTGGGGACGCGCGCCATCCCCGCGCGGCTGCGCAAGCAGGTGTTGTACTCCGAAAACCTGGTGGATACGGCGGACCGCCTCTTCCGCGCCCATCAGGTCCGCGAGACGCTGGCCACCGCCCTGTCGCACCGCCGTCGCCGCTGA
- a CDS encoding RrF2 family transcriptional regulator yields MHLTLHADYSLRVLLYLATRTGRPVSTQEMADAYGISKHHLVRVVQTLAGQGVVDARAGRSGGVVLARAPADIQVGSVLRAAEPDFHLVECFDRERNACPIAPACGLKGVLDEAREAFLAVLDRYTLADLLRRSRPNLQDYFLPTSAP; encoded by the coding sequence GTGCACCTCACCCTCCATGCCGACTACTCGCTGCGGGTGCTGCTCTACCTGGCCACGCGCACCGGGCGGCCCGTCTCCACGCAGGAGATGGCGGATGCGTACGGCATCTCCAAGCACCACCTGGTGCGAGTGGTGCAGACGCTGGCGGGGCAGGGGGTGGTGGATGCGCGCGCGGGCCGCTCCGGCGGCGTGGTGCTGGCGCGCGCGCCAGCGGACATCCAGGTGGGGAGCGTGCTGCGCGCCGCGGAGCCGGACTTCCACCTGGTGGAGTGCTTCGACCGGGAGCGAAACGCTTGTCCCATCGCTCCCGCTTGTGGGCTCAAAGGTGTGCTGGACGAGGCGCGCGAGGCGTTCCTCGCGGTGCTGGACCGGTACACGCTGGCGGACCTGCTCCGCCGCTCGCGCCCGAACCTGCAGGACTACTTCCTTCCCACCTCCGCGCCATGA
- a CDS encoding 2Fe-2S iron-sulfur cluster-binding protein, whose protein sequence is MAKVKHESDWYPLESGESVLDALLRQGVSIPNACRAGACQSCLMRAVAGTVPEAAQVGLKDTLRAQGYFLACACRPPEGTLLEVTGAEALRIPARIQALSWLSTSVLRVRLVTDSPLAYHAGQYLSLVREDGLTRSYSLASLPHEDALELHVRLLPGGAMSGWLAHDARPGDRLQVQGPAGSCFYVPGRPEQPLLLAGTGTGLAPLYGIVRDALAAGHAGPIWLFHGARTPEGLYLTSELRALAEQHPQFRYRPGVLEGGTRDVAEGALDALIRAECPKPLGWRAWLCGDGPLVLSLRKKLFLAGLSLKDLHTDAFLPSVPQGQRTSDAGAR, encoded by the coding sequence ATGGCCAAGGTCAAGCACGAGTCCGACTGGTATCCGCTGGAGTCCGGAGAGAGTGTGCTGGACGCGCTGCTGCGCCAGGGCGTGTCCATTCCGAATGCGTGCCGCGCGGGGGCCTGCCAGTCCTGCCTGATGCGGGCCGTGGCGGGGACGGTTCCTGAGGCCGCGCAGGTGGGGCTGAAGGACACGCTCCGGGCACAGGGCTACTTCCTCGCCTGTGCCTGTCGGCCTCCGGAGGGCACGCTGCTGGAAGTCACCGGCGCGGAGGCGCTGCGCATCCCCGCGCGCATCCAGGCGCTGTCGTGGCTGTCCACCAGCGTCCTTCGCGTGCGGCTGGTGACGGACAGCCCGCTGGCGTACCACGCGGGGCAGTATCTCTCCCTGGTGCGCGAGGACGGGCTGACCCGCAGTTATTCGCTGGCCAGCCTGCCTCATGAAGATGCCTTGGAGTTGCATGTGCGGCTCCTGCCGGGCGGGGCGATGAGTGGCTGGCTGGCGCATGACGCACGGCCGGGAGACAGGCTCCAGGTGCAGGGCCCGGCGGGCAGTTGCTTCTATGTGCCCGGCCGGCCCGAGCAGCCCTTGTTGCTGGCGGGCACCGGCACGGGACTGGCGCCGCTGTACGGCATCGTTCGCGACGCGCTGGCGGCGGGCCATGCGGGGCCCATCTGGCTCTTCCACGGTGCTCGGACGCCCGAGGGGCTCTACCTCACCTCCGAGCTGCGGGCGCTGGCCGAGCAGCATCCTCAGTTCCGCTATCGCCCGGGCGTGCTGGAAGGCGGCACCCGGGACGTGGCCGAGGGAGCGCTCGATGCGCTCATCCGCGCCGAGTGTCCCAAGCCCCTGGGCTGGCGCGCATGGCTCTGCGGAGACGGGCCATTGGTGCTATCCCTTCGCAAGAAGCTGTTCCTGGCCGGGCTCTCGTTGAAAGACCTCCACACGGATGCCTTCCTGCCGAGCGTTCCTCAGGGCCAGCGTACTTCCGACGCCGGAGCCCGCTGA
- a CDS encoding group I truncated hemoglobin, whose translation MSVTAEKSVYEQLGGEPAMAAAVEVFYRKVLADDHISHFFEDVDMERQAAKQKAFLTMVTGGPVHYSGKDMRAGHAPLVKRGLNDSHFDAVAGHLKATLEELGVAAPLVAKVLTIAESARADVLGR comes from the coding sequence ATGAGCGTTACGGCGGAGAAGAGTGTCTACGAGCAGTTGGGGGGAGAGCCGGCGATGGCGGCGGCGGTGGAGGTCTTCTACCGGAAGGTGCTGGCGGACGACCACATCAGCCACTTCTTCGAGGACGTGGACATGGAGCGCCAGGCCGCGAAGCAGAAGGCGTTCCTGACGATGGTGACGGGTGGGCCGGTCCACTACTCGGGCAAGGACATGCGCGCGGGCCACGCGCCTCTGGTGAAGCGTGGGCTGAACGACTCGCACTTCGACGCGGTGGCGGGCCACCTGAAGGCGACGCTGGAGGAGTTGGGCGTGGCCGCGCCGCTGGTGGCGAAGGTGCTGACCATCGCGGAGAGCGCCCGCGCGGACGTCCTGGGACGCTGA
- a CDS encoding F0F1 ATP synthase subunit epsilon yields MAKLTVEIVTPEKRILSVQADEAIVPGGRGLFGVRPGHTPFLSLMEPGALTLIESGRRESYFVAGGFVEVGNDKVLVLADAAEPVTGIDVEGARRRMAEAQERMKGMSSEDARFELEQATVRREAARIGAANTARA; encoded by the coding sequence ATGGCCAAGCTGACTGTGGAGATTGTCACCCCCGAGAAGCGCATCCTGTCGGTGCAGGCCGACGAGGCGATTGTTCCTGGCGGCCGGGGTCTGTTCGGCGTGCGGCCGGGGCACACCCCGTTCCTGTCGCTGATGGAGCCGGGCGCGCTGACGCTGATCGAGAGTGGCCGGCGCGAGTCCTACTTCGTCGCGGGCGGCTTCGTGGAAGTGGGCAATGACAAGGTGCTGGTGCTCGCCGACGCGGCCGAGCCCGTCACGGGCATCGACGTGGAAGGCGCCCGTCGCCGCATGGCCGAGGCGCAGGAGCGCATGAAGGGCATGTCCTCCGAAGACGCGCGCTTCGAACTGGAGCAGGCCACGGTGCGCCGTGAGGCCGCCCGTATCGGCGCCGCCAACACCGCGCGCGCGTAG
- the atpD gene encoding F0F1 ATP synthase subunit beta, with the protein MSAQVPTAGRIIQVLGPVVDVEFPPGGLPEVYTALKVTNANLSADADNLTLEVAQHLGENTVRTIAMDSTEGLGRGMPVRNTGAPIQVPVGKATLGRILNVTGEPVDEMGPVKAQEYWSIHRAPPPFTEQDVRVQMFETGIKVIDLLAPYTRGGKIGLFGGAGVGKTVLLQELIRNVAVERGGFSVFAGVGERTREGNDLYHEMQDTKVIQTDNLEASQAVLVYGQMNEPPGARARVALSALTMAEYFRDVEGRDVLLFVDNIFRFTQAGSEVSALLGRIPSAVGYQPTLATEMGSLQERITSTTKGSITSVQAIYVPADDLTDPAPATAFAHLDATTVLNRSIAELAIFPAVDPLDSTSRILDPAVIGAEHYGVARKVQGILQRYKELQDIIAILGMDELSEDDKLVVARARKIQKFLSQPFFVAKVFTGKDGRYVKLQDTIQGFKEISEGKHDDIPEGAFYMAGSIDEVVENARKMV; encoded by the coding sequence ATGAGCGCTCAAGTTCCGACGGCAGGCAGAATCATCCAGGTCCTCGGCCCCGTGGTCGACGTCGAGTTCCCGCCCGGTGGTCTCCCCGAGGTCTACACGGCCCTCAAGGTCACCAACGCGAACTTGAGCGCTGACGCGGACAACCTCACCCTCGAGGTGGCGCAGCACCTGGGCGAGAACACCGTCCGCACCATCGCCATGGACTCCACCGAGGGCCTCGGCCGCGGCATGCCCGTCAGGAACACGGGCGCCCCCATCCAGGTGCCGGTGGGCAAGGCCACCCTGGGCCGCATCCTGAACGTCACCGGTGAGCCGGTGGACGAGATGGGCCCCGTGAAGGCGCAGGAGTACTGGTCCATCCACCGCGCGCCGCCGCCCTTCACGGAGCAGGACGTGCGCGTGCAGATGTTCGAGACGGGCATCAAGGTCATCGACCTGCTCGCCCCGTACACCCGCGGTGGCAAGATTGGCCTCTTCGGCGGCGCCGGCGTGGGCAAGACGGTGCTCCTGCAGGAGCTCATCCGCAACGTGGCAGTGGAGCGCGGTGGCTTCTCCGTGTTCGCCGGCGTCGGTGAGCGCACCCGCGAGGGCAACGACCTCTACCACGAAATGCAGGACACGAAGGTCATCCAGACGGACAACCTGGAGGCCAGCCAGGCCGTTCTGGTGTACGGCCAGATGAACGAGCCGCCCGGCGCCCGCGCCCGCGTGGCCCTGTCCGCGCTGACCATGGCCGAGTACTTCCGCGACGTGGAAGGCCGCGACGTGCTCCTCTTCGTGGACAACATCTTCCGCTTCACCCAGGCCGGTTCCGAGGTGTCCGCCCTCCTGGGCCGCATCCCCAGCGCCGTGGGTTACCAGCCCACGCTGGCCACGGAGATGGGCAGTCTGCAGGAGCGCATCACCTCCACCACGAAGGGTTCCATCACCTCCGTGCAGGCCATCTACGTCCCCGCCGACGACCTCACGGACCCGGCGCCCGCGACGGCCTTCGCCCACCTCGACGCGACCACGGTGCTCAACCGCTCCATCGCCGAGCTCGCCATCTTCCCCGCCGTGGACCCGCTGGACTCCACCAGCCGCATCCTGGACCCGGCCGTCATCGGCGCGGAGCACTACGGCGTGGCCCGCAAGGTCCAGGGCATCCTCCAGCGGTACAAGGAGCTGCAGGACATCATCGCCATCCTCGGCATGGACGAGCTCTCCGAGGACGACAAGCTGGTGGTGGCTCGCGCCCGGAAGATCCAGAAGTTCCTGTCGCAGCCCTTCTTCGTGGCCAAGGTCTTCACCGGCAAGGATGGCCGCTACGTGAAGCTCCAGGACACCATCCAGGGCTTCAAGGAGATCTCCGAGGGCAAGCACGACGACATCCCCGAGGGCGCCTTCTACATGGCGGGCAGCATCGACGAGGTGGTCGAGAACGCGCGGAAGATGGTGTGA
- a CDS encoding prohibitin family protein produces the protein MGPSRSRPRPSHGEGFHLLRPGKSLIVYDLRVQEMKDGLSVLSSNGLDLTVDASVRYRVDPAKLFELHTQTGSRYADILIAPAVRSEARQVFGRYAPEELYSSKREQIEQELFEEVTRSLEGKHVVVEAILVRDVTLPSAIRDAIADKLAEEQRSQKMRFTLDKERQEAERKQIEAEGIARSQDIVRKGLTEEYLRFKGIEATERLAQSQNAKVVLVGSPNSGLPLVYQPDGR, from the coding sequence GTGGGCCCTTCGCGTTCAAGGCCCCGGCCGAGCCATGGAGAAGGCTTCCACCTCCTGCGGCCGGGCAAGTCGCTCATCGTCTACGACTTGCGCGTGCAGGAGATGAAGGACGGGCTGAGCGTCCTGTCCAGCAACGGCCTGGACCTCACGGTGGACGCCAGCGTGCGCTACCGGGTGGACCCCGCGAAGCTCTTCGAGCTGCACACCCAGACGGGGTCCAGGTACGCCGACATCCTGATCGCCCCCGCGGTCCGCTCGGAGGCCCGTCAGGTGTTCGGCCGCTACGCGCCGGAGGAGCTCTACTCCTCGAAGCGCGAGCAGATAGAGCAGGAGCTTTTCGAGGAGGTGACGCGCTCGCTCGAAGGCAAGCACGTGGTGGTGGAGGCCATCCTGGTGCGGGACGTGACGCTGCCTTCGGCCATCCGCGACGCCATCGCCGACAAGCTGGCGGAGGAGCAGCGCAGCCAGAAGATGCGCTTCACCCTGGACAAGGAGCGCCAGGAGGCGGAGCGCAAGCAGATCGAAGCGGAGGGTATCGCCCGGTCCCAGGACATCGTGCGCAAGGGGCTCACCGAGGAGTACCTGCGCTTCAAGGGCATCGAGGCCACGGAGCGGCTCGCCCAGAGCCAGAACGCCAAGGTCGTCCTGGTTGGTAGCCCGAACAGCGGGCTGCCCCTGGTGTACCAGCCGGATGGGAGGTAA
- the atpG gene encoding ATP synthase F1 subunit gamma, giving the protein MASLRDIRKRIRSVKNTRQITKAMKMVSAAKLRKAQDGILAARPYATMLDQIIADLAARAGDESLSHPLLAARPVKRVELVLLTSDRGLAGGFNSNVIRRANRFLYENTNLESIRLSTVGRKGNDFFRNRGQNIRKDFGGLYQRLNYRAAADVAEELVASYLNGEVDAVHIVYNEFVSAIAQTVKVAQLLPLQTLGTPGQAPTEGSTALVDFKYEPDRQAVLDRLVPQAVNIKLYRALLESVASEHGARMSAMENATSNATDMIGSLTLTYNRTRQAVITKELMEIVSGAEALK; this is encoded by the coding sequence ATGGCGTCCCTTCGCGACATTCGCAAGCGCATCCGCTCGGTGAAGAACACGCGTCAGATCACCAAGGCGATGAAGATGGTTTCCGCCGCGAAGCTCCGCAAGGCGCAGGACGGCATCCTGGCGGCGCGTCCCTACGCGACGATGCTGGATCAAATCATCGCGGACCTGGCCGCCCGCGCCGGGGATGAGAGCCTCAGCCACCCGCTGCTCGCGGCCCGCCCGGTGAAGCGCGTGGAGCTGGTGCTCCTCACGTCGGACCGTGGCCTCGCCGGCGGCTTCAACTCCAACGTCATCCGTCGCGCCAACCGGTTCCTCTACGAGAACACGAACCTGGAGAGCATCCGTCTCTCCACCGTGGGCCGGAAGGGCAACGACTTCTTCCGCAACCGCGGCCAGAACATCCGCAAGGACTTCGGCGGCCTGTACCAGCGCCTGAACTACCGCGCCGCCGCGGACGTGGCCGAGGAGCTGGTGGCCAGCTACCTCAACGGCGAGGTGGACGCGGTCCACATCGTCTACAACGAGTTCGTCTCCGCCATCGCCCAGACGGTGAAGGTCGCCCAGCTGCTGCCGTTGCAGACGCTGGGGACGCCGGGCCAGGCTCCGACGGAAGGCTCCACCGCGCTGGTGGACTTCAAGTACGAGCCGGACCGTCAGGCCGTGCTGGACCGCCTGGTGCCCCAGGCCGTCAACATCAAGCTCTACCGCGCCCTGCTGGAGAGCGTGGCCAGCGAGCACGGCGCCCGCATGAGCGCCATGGAGAACGCCACCTCCAACGCGACCGACATGATTGGCAGCCTGACGCTCACCTACAACCGCACGCGTCAGGCGGTCATCACCAAGGAGCTGATGGAGATCGTCTCCGGCGCCGAGGCCCTGAAGTAG
- a CDS encoding response regulator produces MVVQTSSGPLLIVEDDVDICEALQDYLEMHGHAVRVARNGREALEQLAQHPRPALMVLDMALPVMDGHRVLTTRKASEALAQVPVIILSAGMAAMNPRDWAVYASSYNVAAFLKKPVEPRQLLEAVERFAPKPAGSQAGTSP; encoded by the coding sequence ATGGTGGTTCAAACGTCATCCGGTCCGCTGCTCATCGTCGAAGACGACGTGGACATCTGTGAGGCCCTTCAGGACTACCTGGAGATGCACGGCCACGCGGTGCGAGTGGCGCGCAACGGCCGGGAGGCCCTGGAGCAGTTGGCCCAGCATCCCCGCCCTGCCCTCATGGTGCTGGACATGGCCCTGCCCGTCATGGACGGCCACCGGGTGCTGACCACCCGCAAGGCGAGTGAGGCCCTGGCCCAGGTGCCGGTCATCATCCTGTCCGCGGGAATGGCGGCGATGAACCCCAGGGACTGGGCCGTCTATGCGTCCTCGTACAACGTGGCGGCATTCCTGAAGAAACCCGTGGAGCCCCGACAATTGCTGGAGGCCGTCGAGCGGTTCGCGCCCAAGCCGGCAGGTTCCCAGGCGGGCACGTCCCCCTGA
- a CDS encoding SanA/YdcF family protein has product MAPLPVFSGSMKPGGARWVWLRRGLAVLAAGGLGLFALSHLVRLSYEDRIVPLEQAPQAPVALVFGAGLARGAVPSPVLAQRLDAAIALWQQGKVQTVLVSGDQTKPFHHETRAMRRYLVEHGVPESAVQGDEAGLSTYDSCLRASTVFGAKRAVLVTQRFHLTRALFIANSVGIDAWGVAADEGRPTPWRYQVRETLSRVLALAMVMLEVEPAYPSGRTVLPER; this is encoded by the coding sequence ATGGCCCCTCTACCGGTGTTCTCGGGGTCCATGAAGCCAGGCGGTGCGAGATGGGTGTGGTTGCGTAGAGGCCTCGCGGTCCTGGCCGCGGGTGGGCTGGGGCTGTTTGCCCTCTCCCACCTCGTCCGCCTCAGCTACGAGGACCGCATCGTCCCGCTGGAGCAGGCGCCCCAGGCCCCCGTGGCGCTGGTGTTCGGCGCGGGCCTGGCGCGGGGCGCGGTGCCCTCCCCCGTGCTCGCCCAGCGGCTGGATGCAGCCATCGCACTGTGGCAGCAGGGCAAGGTGCAGACGGTGCTCGTCAGCGGGGACCAGACGAAGCCCTTCCATCACGAGACGCGCGCCATGCGGCGCTACCTGGTGGAGCACGGCGTGCCCGAAAGCGCGGTCCAGGGCGACGAAGCGGGGCTGTCCACCTATGACAGCTGCCTGCGGGCCTCCACGGTGTTCGGCGCGAAGCGGGCAGTGCTCGTCACGCAGCGCTTCCACCTGACGCGGGCGCTGTTCATCGCGAACTCGGTGGGCATCGACGCGTGGGGCGTGGCCGCGGACGAGGGACGGCCGACGCCGTGGCGCTACCAGGTGCGTGAGACGCTGTCGCGCGTGCTGGCCCTGGCCATGGTGATGCTGGAGGTGGAGCCCGCCTACCCCTCCGGCCGCACCGTGCTTCCGGAGCGCTGA
- a CDS encoding SMI1/KNR4 family protein — MHEWLEALRKSVKASSAGVSPEEIRRAETECGVPFPDELTDLYQAFNGGELNGEVLLFRLHGAEGDPSVLEKTRLKLEGLPAAGLWRIGLKGPHRHLFASRKSAMVEQGDGGGPLPAWVEALDSDDWVYGTWEGEKRQMRLYRSLKDMLDVLVPPAEVESFGERTFARAMNAVLQGALSGVQVDEEEAESGEAPLGAAAEAEAAEEAEQLEEAELADEEAAEVEVEETEVRELAYEYDDVRPSSRYEDGAGPRKARAQAQQIPLAIGGAGVLFPKSASSKVQGVKKAAAEPAPAKARPAKKAAIEAASAELLAGTGESVSSPEAAPQKAASKKSPAKKAVVSEAAAPSVAAEVPVVSEVKATKAAPARKTGAKKAATQASAAEEPPAQEFPAVAEVSTTAASPKRAAKKPPAVKAAGAREVAAVTSAESGTAKSAAAQKATAKVPAQTGVAKKSATVKRATKAPAQKGTEKKPATAKEAMKASAQKAAAKKSATAKGATKAPAQKAAAKKSVTAKAPARKCAAKKAPAQKGGAKRAGAPKGAAKKAAAQKSAAKKAAAQKSGAKKSAAKKGSAQKPAAKKGARGR, encoded by the coding sequence ATGCACGAGTGGTTGGAGGCACTTCGCAAGTCGGTAAAGGCATCGTCAGCTGGCGTCTCTCCCGAGGAGATTCGCCGGGCCGAAACGGAGTGCGGCGTTCCATTCCCCGACGAGCTCACCGACCTGTATCAGGCGTTCAACGGGGGCGAGCTCAACGGTGAGGTTCTCCTCTTCCGTCTGCACGGCGCGGAGGGAGACCCGAGCGTCCTGGAGAAGACCCGCCTCAAGCTGGAAGGGCTTCCCGCGGCGGGGCTGTGGCGCATCGGTTTGAAGGGGCCGCACCGGCACCTCTTCGCCTCGCGCAAGTCGGCCATGGTGGAGCAGGGCGACGGTGGCGGTCCGTTGCCGGCCTGGGTCGAGGCGCTGGATAGCGACGACTGGGTCTATGGCACCTGGGAGGGCGAGAAGCGGCAGATGCGGCTGTACCGCTCGTTGAAGGACATGCTCGACGTGCTCGTGCCCCCCGCGGAGGTGGAGAGCTTCGGTGAGCGCACCTTTGCCCGGGCGATGAACGCCGTCCTTCAGGGGGCGCTATCCGGCGTCCAGGTTGACGAGGAGGAGGCGGAGTCCGGCGAGGCTCCACTCGGTGCGGCGGCCGAGGCTGAAGCAGCCGAAGAGGCCGAGCAGCTCGAGGAGGCGGAGCTGGCCGATGAGGAGGCCGCCGAAGTGGAAGTCGAGGAGACGGAGGTACGCGAGCTCGCGTACGAGTACGACGACGTCCGCCCGTCTTCCCGTTACGAGGATGGGGCCGGCCCGAGAAAGGCGCGCGCGCAGGCTCAGCAGATACCGCTCGCCATCGGTGGCGCTGGCGTGCTGTTCCCGAAAAGTGCGTCGAGCAAGGTGCAGGGTGTGAAGAAGGCCGCCGCGGAGCCTGCTCCCGCGAAGGCGCGCCCCGCGAAGAAGGCCGCGATTGAAGCGGCTTCGGCGGAGCTCCTTGCTGGGACGGGGGAGTCTGTTTCATCGCCGGAAGCTGCGCCCCAGAAGGCCGCCTCGAAGAAGTCTCCCGCCAAGAAGGCTGTTGTGTCGGAGGCTGCGGCTCCGAGCGTGGCCGCTGAGGTGCCCGTCGTCAGCGAGGTGAAGGCAACGAAGGCGGCACCCGCGCGCAAGACCGGTGCGAAGAAGGCGGCAACCCAGGCGTCGGCTGCGGAGGAACCGCCTGCGCAGGAGTTCCCTGCCGTGGCGGAGGTCTCGACGACGGCGGCGTCTCCGAAGCGCGCGGCGAAGAAGCCCCCTGCCGTGAAGGCGGCAGGTGCCCGGGAGGTCGCTGCGGTGACGTCTGCTGAGAGTGGGACGGCGAAGTCTGCTGCTGCCCAGAAGGCCACAGCGAAGGTCCCCGCCCAGACGGGTGTGGCGAAGAAGTCCGCCACCGTGAAGAGGGCAACGAAGGCCCCTGCCCAGAAGGGCACTGAGAAGAAGCCTGCCACCGCGAAGGAGGCGATGAAGGCCTCTGCTCAGAAGGCTGCGGCGAAGAAGTCCGCCACCGCGAAGGGGGCGACGAAGGCGCCTGCCCAGAAGGCCGCGGCGAAGAAGTCCGTCACCGCGAAGGCTCCGGCTCGGAAGTGCGCGGCGAAGAAGGCCCCTGCTCAGAAGGGTGGTGCAAAGCGGGCCGGTGCCCCGAAGGGCGCGGCGAAGAAGGCGGCCGCTCAGAAGAGCGCGGCCAAGAAGGCCGCTGCTCAGAAGTCCGGAGCGAAGAAGAGCGCCGCGAAGAAGGGCTCAGCCCAGAAGCCAGCGGCGAAGAAGGGCGCCCGCGGCCGGTAG
- a CDS encoding thioredoxin family protein → MAHPVSYEGTAENFDQLVLEPKGELVVVDFWGDGCPNCEIYAAAEPALLAELDDAPMRVVKVNAYQYEDLAKRFGLFGIPTFLLFREGKLIGKMSQYYGKEYWLGVVRDHLPQA, encoded by the coding sequence ATGGCACATCCCGTGAGCTACGAGGGGACGGCGGAGAACTTCGACCAACTGGTCCTGGAACCCAAGGGCGAGCTGGTGGTCGTGGACTTCTGGGGTGACGGCTGCCCGAACTGCGAAATCTACGCGGCGGCCGAGCCCGCGCTGCTGGCGGAGCTGGATGACGCTCCGATGCGCGTCGTCAAGGTGAACGCGTACCAGTACGAGGACCTGGCCAAGCGCTTCGGACTCTTCGGCATCCCCACGTTCCTGCTGTTCCGCGAGGGCAAGCTCATCGGGAAGATGAGCCAGTACTATGGAAAAGAGTACTGGCTCGGCGTGGTGCGGGACCACCTGCCCCAGGCCTGA